Part of the Brassica oleracea var. oleracea cultivar TO1000 chromosome C8, BOL, whole genome shotgun sequence genome is shown below.
TTTAATTAAATAATATTGATAAATTTTAAATTTTAAAGAAATTTAATTGTGTCTATTAAATTTTTATTCGATTAAAATTTTGGGAAATAGCTAATCATGAAAATATTATATTTCTAATTAAAATTAAATATTTGTTTAATATTTGTGAATTCTACAAAGTAAGTATTAGAAATCTTAAATAAAGATTGTGAGAAAGACTGTGAAGCGGTTGCGGGTGCGGGAGTTCGCGGATGCGGATAATTGTGGTTTCAAGTGTTATTACGCGTTTTGTATTACTGGCACAACGTTTGAAAATTATTGTGTTTGCGAGATATTTGTGACTGGTTGATTATAAGATATTGCACCATTTAATATAAATTACCAATATTAACATATTATAACATTATAAAAATATAAAAAAATACTATTGTAATAATATATAATAATTATCAATATAATATGATTAATAATAATATTATGTTTATTTATTTAATTTTTAAATTAGTTGAAAGTTATATTCTATTTTTTTAAGACTTATATTAAAACTCTTAAAAGAATATTTTTTTTCGTTTTATATATGTGTATATCTTTATATATGTATGTATATTAATTTTTTAAAATTATAATGAATAGTTAGTTTAAATGTTTTTTATAAAAAAAATTATGATAATGTTTGTGGATTTAAATTAATGTATAAAATATGTATATATTTTAATTTATAATATTTCCATTTTTTAATTTTAATTTTAAAATTTTAAAATATTTTTGAAAAAACTTTTATATTTATTTATCCATCCGCAACCGCAAACGCTAACTGGAACCAACTTTTGATTTTAAGAGGTTCAGAGCGGTTTGAAACGATTTGTAACGGTTTGTATGATTGTTTCGAAACGCTGTCAACCGCTATCAACCGCAAAAACTGCGTTTGCGGGTGGTAGCGGAGAAACCAGTCAGGCCCTTAATATATAAGGGATGTATGAACATCTTTTGAATGCACATATATATAATTATAGATTCTTTTAGTTAATGTATTATATGGATTCTAAAATATTTTAAGCAATTTCATTATACAATAAAAGTAACAGTTTATGGTAAAATAAAAATTAATTGAAGCAAAGCTAATTTGGTAATACTGATAAATTATTAACCAAAATTAGTTATAAAACCATTACACCCCTCCATTTATCGAGGAATATATTTGACCCTTTTTATTGTAGCCAATAAATCGCAACTTAATGGTTTCAAAACAAAGGTGAAACTGAACTTACTAGAAATAGGAGAAAAAATTAAAAACTGTTCGCTCTGCTCCTTATAATATCATTCTCCCTTCTTTTTTGATTCCCATCACTTTAAATTCTAGAAAAGAAAAAGATTTTTTCCTAAAACTAAATCTTAAAATTTCGAAGATGCCAGAGACGGATTTATCGTTTGGAAGGTCATTACTAAGTTTGCGTCGGGACCAAGTGCACTTAATGGACCCAACTGAGCCTATGAGCATGGAGGTGGAGTTAGATTCTTTTCAGAGACAAGTTGCTGAGAAATTTATTGATCTCAACGCCTCTGCGAATGACGATGAGCTCCTCTCACTTGAATGGATAGGAAAACTTCTTGATTCGTTTCTTTGTTGCCAAGAAGAATTTCGGGTTATAATATTCAACCACAAGTCTCAGCTTCTCAAACAGCCAATGGACCGTTTGATAGAAGACTATTTCGAGAGGAGCGTCAAAGCTCTTGATGTTTGCAATGCAATTCGTGATGGGATCGAGCTGATCGGGCAATGGCAAAAACTAATTGAAATCGTAATATGCGCTTTGGACGCGAGCCATGGACAGCTCGGTGAAGGAGAAATCCACCGTGCTAAGAAAGCATTGATTGATTTAGCCATTGGGATGCTAGATGAGAAAGATTCTTCTAACTCGTTAGCCCAGCGTAACCGTTCTTTCACACGTAACAAGGACAACAATCAACACACTGGCTATTTAAGGTCACTGTCTTGGAGCGTGTCACGGTCTTGGTCAGCCGCAAAGCAGTTACAAGGGATAGGAAATAACTTGGCCACACCTCGAGCCAGCGATGTCATTGCTACTAATGGTCTAGCCCTAACGGTCTACACAATGACATCGATATTGTTGTTTGTTATGTGGGTTCTTGTAGCCGCTATACCTTGCCAAGACCGTGGTTTACAAGTGCATTTTTACTTCCCAAGGCATTTCCAATGGGCAGTACCAGTGATGTCCTTGCACGATAAGATCATGGATGAATCAAAGAAAAGAGATAAAAAGAAAGCATGTGGATTGCTTAAAGAGATTAATCTAATGGAGAAAAACACGAGAATGTTAAGTGAACTGATTGATTCAGATAACTTCTCATTAACCGATGATAATGCTTTAAAAGTGAAGGAGAGAGTGGAAGAGTTGATGCAAGTACGTGAATCAATGAAAGAAGGTTTGGATCCATTCGAAAGGAAAGTTAGAGACGTTTTCCACAGGATAGTTCGTAGCCGCACTGAGGCTCTTGATTCCCTTGGAAAGGTTCTTGATGAAGAATAGGAAAACTTGAAATATGTTTTCCTATATATGGAAGTTTCAGATTCAGTTGTGAGGAATATATTGGATAAAGAGAAAAATAATCTCTTGTTTTTTTTTGCTTTTCATCCTTGTAAAGGGAGGTGCTAATCTTCTTTATATCGTTTTTATTTTATCAGATTAATTTCCCGTAGAGACAATAATATCTTCTTTCTATCGTTGTATTTTTTACTTACGATGTCACCTCTGTGGACTGTGAGATGTTGATGTTACTCGGTAAGACTACCCCGGACCACTATAACTCACATTTCAAACCACTATAACTCACTTTTCAAAGTATTAACGACAACTAAAAGTTTTCCAAGTTATAAATCTAAAGTGACCCTTTCAAAGTATTAACGACAACTAAAAGTTTTCCTAGTTATAAACCTAAAGTGACCCTTTCATCCTTAGCATAAAGATCAGGGCTGGGTATCATTAATGATACTCGTCTTATACTCGTGACCTGACCCGTATTCGCCTTGTATAGATCAATGCAACTTTTAGGAGCTCCATACAGACATATTTTGAATCGTTTTAGAGCTTTAAGTCAATGGAGAAGAAAATATAATATGAACTCAGAAAAGCAAGAAGAAAACATTAAACAAAAAGTGGAAGCTACGTACTCGTATGAAACTGTATCAACAAAAAAAATATCAACCACTATTGAAAGCTACGTACATTGAAAGAACTATTTGACGTTCTTAAGGCCGGTGTTTTAGAAATAAAAGAGTAGAGTTATATCAGTCGGGATCTAGAAAATATTTTGAGTGGAATCAAAACCTTTTTGATGTATTAATAAATTTTTGTTTGATATTTTTTTTTAACAAGGATAGCATTTAGAAGAAAAATAAACTAAATAAAATCAAGGGCTTATTTCTGTAATAGCCATATTTGTAAAACAAGTTAGGTGAGTGACAATGATATTAACAGAATGCAATGTCAAACACTTAATACATAAATCATCTGGTTTTGCCCTTGCATGTAAAACATTTCCAGTAGCAAGAGAGAGAGAGTAGGTGTCATCATTCATTTGGTGGCGTATCGACAATCACATATCTATACACATCATAATATGAAACATTATTAAAATAAAATAACAACAAATGGAATAGCATAATATATATTGTTCAAATTTTTGAAATATCTATAATTGCAAGGAAAAAGATAATGCTTACCCAACGTCAACCAAAAACTTCTATAAACTAAACCAAAACACTGATCACTAAACTCTAAAATGTAATATAAACTTTAACTTAAATTTTCAAATATGCAAAAGTACGTAATATGAAACACTATTAAAATACAATAGTAACAAATAAAATAACATATTTCATATTGTTCAAATTTTAAAATATCTATGGTTGCAGGGAAAGAGGTAATGTTTATCCCAACGTCAATCCAAACTTTCTATAAAATAAATCCAATACACTAATCACTAAACCTTAAAGAGAAATATAAACCCTACCCCAAATATCAAAATATGCAAATAGTACACAATATGATACATTATTAAAATAGAATATTAACGAACGAAATAGCATAGCTAGTACAGATAGTTCAGATTTTGAAATGACTATAGTTGCAGGGAATGAAGTCATTCTTACCCCGACATCAACTCAAACCTTCAATAAACTAAACCCAAAACATTAATCACTAAACCCTAAAAGAAATATAAACACTAACCGAAATATCAAAATATGTAAATAGTACTTGATATAAAGCATTATTAAAATATAAATTTTAACCCAAATAGAATAGAACAAAATAAATAGCATAATACATATTGGTGAAATTATGAAATGACTATGATTGCATGAAAGAAGTTAATGTTGACTCCAACCTTCCTTTCAAATACTAAACCCTAAACCTTAATCACTAAATCATAAACCCAAATATAAATTTCAAATTCAAAAATAAATCTTAAACCCAAATATAATGGAAATTGAAGAAATTTAACAAGAAAAGTTACATAAGAAGAAGATGTGAATATTGAAATGCCACGAGTTACTTTTGACAGGTAACAATTATCAGCTTTTTTATATACAGATTTCACCGGTTGTTTGAAAGGGTAAAATGAAATTATTATATAAAAGCTACGTTGTGTATGGGTGTACTAGGGAAATTAGACAGCTAGCTAATTAGTGTTTTTTCACCGTTATACAACCCAATTTCCCTAAAATCAATGTAAAATGATAGGTGGGGACTTGAAGCCAGGTTTGGGGGTGGGGGCATATGGAGAAATTTAGCGAGCTAAACTGAAAAATATATGTTTATTCAAATGCAAATAAATTTACTTGTAATTATTGTGGGGGAAGCTGCCACCTTCTTCCACTATGTAAATCCGCCCATGGTTATATATCTTTGAAAAAATGATAGAAACTCTAAATGTTTTCATGCTTTGACAAAGCATAGATAGAAGAAAAACATGATTACACAACTAAGGGATAAAGCAGGAAATATAATAGATGAAGAAGAGGACTTAGTAGCATTTGCTACATCTTCAAATATGAGTAGACCAAATAACAAGATGGAATGGAAATTTTTTCAAGCAGTAATGCAAAAGATGAGATTTTCTGAAGTTTGGATTGATTGAATTATGAGATGCATTATTTTAGTGAGTTACAAGGTTGTTATGAATGGTCAGCCAAGAGGCAATATTGTCCCACATAGTGGATTTCAACATGGAGATCTTTTGTCTTCTTTCATCTTTATTCTACGCACAGAAGCACACATTGGTCTTTTTAATCATGCTGAGTATCAAGGAACGGTAACGGGATAAGTGCATCACACGCTTGTCCTCCGATTTCACACTTTTTTCGCTGATGATAGTCCTTTCTTTTATAAAGTGGAGCCCCACAAATTCAAAGAAGTAATGAAAGCAATAAGGATGCATACATAAAAGCTTCGGGAAAATGCATCAACTTTGAAAATTCTTCTCTACTCTTCGGTAAGAGAGTTCCACGAAACTTGAGGCAAACGATAAAAGATGCTCTGGAAATTCAGAACAAAAGAGAAATGGGTTCCAATTGGGAAATGTCAGAAGATATTAGTGGATCTAAATGCAATTTTTTGCCTTCTTAATCACGCAGAGAATCAAGGAACGATCAGGATGCGTGCATTACACGCTTGTCCTTCGTTTTCACACCTTTTTCGCTGATGATAGCCTTTTCTTTTGTAAGGTGAAGTCCCACAAATGCGAAGA
Proteins encoded:
- the LOC106311147 gene encoding uncharacterized protein LOC106311147: MPETDLSFGRSLLSLRRDQVHLMDPTEPMSMEVELDSFQRQVAEKFIDLNASANDDELLSLEWIGKLLDSFLCCQEEFRVIIFNHKSQLLKQPMDRLIEDYFERSVKALDVCNAIRDGIELIGQWQKLIEIVICALDASHGQLGEGEIHRAKKALIDLAIGMLDEKDSSNSLAQRNRSFTRNKDNNQHTGYLRSLSWSVSRSWSAAKQLQGIGNNLATPRASDVIATNGLALTVYTMTSILLFVMWVLVAAIPCQDRGLQVHFYFPRHFQWAVPVMSLHDKIMDESKKRDKKKACGLLKEINLMEKNTRMLSELIDSDNFSLTDDNALKVKERVEELMQVRESMKEGLDPFERKVRDVFHRIVRSRTEALDSLGKVLDEE